The proteins below are encoded in one region of Aeromonas veronii:
- a CDS encoding DUF2982 domain-containing protein, with translation MKTLHVNPMVRKNGLTLILLGVVITIAMIFILFLFREQLLIPAISVLLAGLMTVFVGALKLNEPHFSLSLCQDCLQYHHKHGGWILKWRNIQRIDQPRIHLGWDLVPLPYIGLKIKDYDDFLTLITPRLAVRLLTEQRAVLLQAMQSEQPGCLGGGCGSGLLGGKLLEESRFRSPSGQRYEGVIAMLGNRMTRLRDLLGYDLLVPDNSLDRAPADFVRLLNEYRRESNLIQIN, from the coding sequence ATGAAAACGCTACATGTGAACCCTATGGTCAGAAAAAACGGACTCACATTGATATTGTTGGGTGTAGTCATAACCATAGCCATGATTTTTATACTTTTTTTGTTTCGCGAACAACTATTAATCCCGGCCATCTCGGTGCTCCTCGCAGGACTGATGACAGTATTCGTCGGAGCCCTCAAGCTCAATGAGCCTCATTTTAGTCTCTCCCTGTGTCAGGATTGTTTGCAATATCACCACAAGCACGGGGGCTGGATCCTGAAATGGAGAAATATTCAACGAATTGACCAGCCGCGTATCCATTTGGGCTGGGATTTGGTGCCCCTCCCCTATATCGGTCTGAAGATTAAGGATTACGACGATTTTTTGACGTTGATCACACCCCGGCTGGCGGTCCGCCTGCTGACCGAGCAACGCGCCGTGCTGTTGCAGGCGATGCAGAGCGAGCAGCCAGGCTGCCTTGGCGGCGGTTGTGGCAGTGGCCTGCTGGGGGGAAAGTTGCTGGAAGAGAGCCGCTTTCGTTCCCCCTCCGGTCAGCGTTACGAGGGGGTGATCGCCATGCTCGGCAACCGTATGACGAGACTGCGGGACTTGCTGGGGTATGATCTGCTGGTCCCGGACAACAGCTTGGATCGGGCGCCCGCGGATTTTGTCCGCCTGTTGAATGAATATCGCCGGGAATCGAATCTAATCCAGATCAATTAA
- a CDS encoding VOC family protein has protein sequence MPHPLNTTLGPMAPFVGQLLTELHAQMGELASPNVDHLCYRAATLPEYLSLKRELAQHGVLLVEGMIGGRPIATYRLHQPVCWQGVSVPCIELAAPKPGRTHQAGLEHIELVVSSLHELVAAHPALPFKTANIEDERNPDVGLMLPSGQVKFHLRPLSEVIDEELLTGAVVPVPMDYYGKL, from the coding sequence ATGCCCCATCCACTGAATACCACCCTGGGGCCGATGGCCCCTTTTGTTGGTCAACTGCTGACCGAATTGCACGCCCAGATGGGAGAGCTGGCGTCACCCAACGTGGATCATCTCTGCTACCGCGCCGCCACCCTGCCCGAATACCTGAGTCTCAAACGCGAGCTTGCCCAGCACGGGGTCTTGCTGGTGGAGGGCATGATAGGGGGGCGGCCCATCGCTACCTACCGGCTGCACCAGCCCGTCTGCTGGCAAGGGGTGAGCGTGCCCTGCATCGAGCTGGCCGCTCCCAAGCCGGGCCGCACGCATCAGGCGGGGCTCGAACACATCGAACTGGTGGTCTCTTCCCTGCATGAGCTGGTGGCCGCACACCCCGCTCTGCCGTTCAAGACCGCCAATATCGAGGATGAGCGCAACCCGGATGTGGGGCTGATGCTGCCTTCGGGTCAGGTGAAATTCCACCTGCGCCCCTTGAGCGAGGTGATCGACGAGGAGCTGCTGACCGGCGCCGTGGTGCCGGTACCCATGGACTATTACGGGAAGCTCTGA
- a CDS encoding PAS domain-containing protein, whose translation MEIREFHWLMNIVQNLDVGLVVLSRDYKVQVWNGFMESHSGRLAAQVRDQSLFELFPDVDRAWFERKANMVFKLNNRAFSTWEQRPYLLRFSNYRPITGTAPHMYQNLTLVPLADFGGQVTHLAVMIYDATDEATLIMGQRQG comes from the coding sequence ATGGAGATTCGCGAATTTCATTGGCTGATGAACATAGTCCAGAACCTGGATGTGGGGCTGGTCGTACTCAGCCGGGACTACAAGGTACAGGTATGGAACGGCTTCATGGAGAGCCACAGCGGCCGCCTGGCCGCGCAGGTGCGTGATCAAAGCCTGTTCGAGCTCTTTCCCGACGTGGACAGGGCCTGGTTCGAGCGCAAGGCGAACATGGTGTTCAAACTCAACAACCGCGCCTTCAGTACCTGGGAGCAGCGCCCCTACCTGCTGCGCTTCTCCAACTATCGCCCCATCACTGGCACGGCCCCCCACATGTACCAGAACCTGACCCTGGTGCCACTGGCCGATTTCGGTGGCCAGGTGACCCACCTGGCCGTCATGATCTACGACGCCACCGACGAGGCAACCCTGATCATGGGCCAGCGTCAGGGCTGA
- a CDS encoding short-chain dehydrogenase gives MGYLILGSGGLGMALAHELASRGEEWLLAGRQLPRGLDPACYFPLQEVDSLAFDALFTLYEQARLPSVVINTIGLLHDLNHLPERRVEEVDPAWLCESLQVNAWPHLALGACLSRLMAPDARLWLCSVSDLAGSIGDAASQGVPGRYSYRMSKAALNMGSCLLAREWAQRFPGAGVITVHPGPMDTPLQQPFHHELDIASLPAPAQVAPRLLNLIETLTPAHSGQFLDLAGRPLPW, from the coding sequence ATGGGCTATCTGATCCTGGGCAGTGGCGGACTGGGCATGGCGCTGGCACATGAGCTGGCCAGTCGCGGCGAAGAGTGGCTGCTGGCGGGGCGGCAACTGCCGAGAGGGCTGGATCCCGCCTGCTATTTCCCGCTGCAGGAGGTGGACTCTCTCGCCTTCGATGCCCTGTTCACCCTCTATGAGCAGGCCCGGTTGCCGAGCGTGGTGATCAACACCATCGGTCTGCTGCACGATCTCAACCACCTGCCGGAGCGGCGGGTGGAAGAGGTGGATCCCGCGTGGCTCTGCGAGAGCCTGCAGGTCAATGCCTGGCCCCATCTTGCACTGGGGGCCTGCCTAAGCCGGCTGATGGCGCCGGATGCTCGCCTCTGGCTCTGCTCTGTCTCGGATCTGGCGGGCAGCATAGGAGATGCTGCATCGCAAGGCGTCCCTGGTCGCTACAGCTACCGGATGAGCAAGGCAGCCCTCAACATGGGCTCTTGCCTGCTGGCGCGGGAGTGGGCACAGCGCTTCCCCGGTGCTGGGGTCATCACGGTGCACCCCGGGCCGATGGACACCCCCCTGCAGCAGCCGTTTCACCACGAGCTGGATATTGCCTCGCTGCCAGCCCCCGCGCAAGTGGCGCCGCGACTGCTCAACCTCATCGAGACCCTGACGCCGGCCCACTCCGGCCAGTTTCTGGATCTGGCGGGCCGCCCCCTTCCCTGGTGA
- a CDS encoding LysR family transcriptional regulator: MKYIEEFYLFVKVVQEGGFSHAAAALGMPTGTISRRISQLEEQLGCSLLHRSTRKLRLTDEGLRYYERLCTPLAEIEQATGEIQGQDRDIRGLIRLAAPIALSNTILVDMLADFGLRYPGVQFDISQTNDHSPLCDQDRDLVFFNGELPQSLPNALCLGHIEYGLFASPLYLEKMGNPAHPAQLEEHDLIHCWPHRHWQLIDRDEQMVQVKRPPRLSVNQTQAAVRAARRHLGIVNAPLHYVHPFLQDEQLVAVLPNWRSDRRPFYMLQCQPQFTPLRVKMFAEFVEKYSVRYRSHQRDDQFLPAMPLPIASDL, encoded by the coding sequence ATGAAGTACATCGAAGAGTTCTATCTGTTCGTCAAGGTGGTGCAAGAGGGCGGTTTCTCCCACGCCGCAGCCGCGCTGGGCATGCCGACCGGCACCATCAGTCGACGAATTTCTCAGCTGGAGGAGCAGCTTGGCTGCAGCCTGCTGCACAGATCCACCCGCAAGCTGCGCCTCACCGACGAAGGCCTGCGCTATTACGAGCGCCTCTGCACTCCCCTCGCCGAGATTGAACAGGCGACGGGGGAGATCCAGGGTCAGGATCGCGACATCCGCGGCCTCATTCGCCTCGCGGCCCCCATCGCCCTCTCCAACACCATCCTGGTCGACATGCTGGCGGACTTCGGCCTGCGCTATCCCGGGGTGCAATTTGACATCAGCCAGACCAATGATCACTCCCCCCTGTGCGATCAAGACAGGGATCTGGTGTTCTTCAATGGCGAGCTGCCCCAGTCCCTGCCCAATGCCCTCTGCCTCGGCCACATCGAGTACGGCTTGTTCGCCTCTCCCCTCTATCTGGAGAAGATGGGCAACCCGGCGCACCCGGCGCAGCTGGAAGAGCACGACCTCATCCACTGCTGGCCACACCGTCACTGGCAGCTGATCGATCGGGACGAGCAGATGGTGCAGGTCAAACGCCCCCCGCGCCTGAGTGTCAACCAGACCCAGGCTGCCGTGCGAGCGGCCCGGCGTCACCTCGGCATCGTCAACGCCCCCCTGCACTATGTTCATCCCTTCCTGCAGGATGAACAGCTGGTGGCCGTGCTGCCAAACTGGCGATCGGATCGGCGCCCCTTCTACATGCTGCAGTGCCAGCCCCAGTTCACCCCGCTGCGGGTCAAGATGTTCGCCGAGTTCGTTGAAAAGTACTCGGTACGCTATCGCAGCCATCAACGGGACGATCAATTCTTGCCGGCCATGCCCCTGCCCATTGCATCTGACCTCTGA
- a CDS encoding response regulator: MNVLICDDSGFARKQLMRALPTPWSVTLHQAANGLEGVEQILMGHGDLVFLDLTMPEMDGYGVLETLKQEGLRNKVIVVSGDIQPEAYQRVMALGALDFIKKPASPEMLQALLQRHGLWQPGTAPAVAVTPSAPPVSAPAISFTPELRDVYQELANVAMGQAANLLAQLLDAFVVLPIPNVNVLEVSELHMALSAAAESDTLSAVCQGFIGAGIAGEALLLFHDASFQDLARLMNHQGALDHNAELELLMDTANVLIGAFLRGYANQLDTPFSQGHPVVLGQHRSIQDLIQTNQSRWRRTLAIEINYRIQGYAVQCDLLLLFTEDSIATMNNKIMHML, translated from the coding sequence ATGAATGTATTGATATGTGATGACTCGGGTTTTGCCCGCAAGCAACTGATGCGCGCCCTGCCCACCCCCTGGTCAGTGACCCTGCACCAGGCCGCCAACGGCCTGGAAGGGGTGGAGCAGATCCTGATGGGCCATGGGGATCTGGTCTTTCTGGATCTCACCATGCCGGAGATGGACGGTTACGGCGTGCTGGAAACCCTCAAGCAAGAGGGGCTGCGCAACAAGGTGATCGTGGTCTCCGGCGATATCCAGCCGGAAGCCTATCAGCGCGTCATGGCGCTCGGCGCCCTGGATTTCATCAAGAAACCCGCCTCCCCCGAGATGCTGCAAGCACTCCTGCAACGCCACGGCCTGTGGCAGCCGGGTACGGCTCCCGCGGTGGCGGTCACGCCATCCGCCCCCCCTGTCAGCGCCCCGGCCATCTCGTTCACCCCGGAGCTCAGGGATGTCTATCAGGAGCTGGCCAACGTTGCCATGGGCCAGGCCGCCAACCTGCTGGCCCAGCTGCTCGACGCCTTCGTGGTGCTGCCCATCCCGAACGTCAACGTGCTGGAGGTCTCCGAACTGCACATGGCCCTCTCGGCCGCCGCCGAGTCGGATACCCTCTCTGCCGTCTGCCAGGGTTTCATCGGTGCCGGCATTGCCGGGGAGGCCCTGCTCCTGTTCCATGATGCCAGCTTCCAGGATCTGGCCCGCCTGATGAACCATCAGGGGGCACTCGATCACAATGCCGAGCTGGAACTGCTGATGGATACCGCCAACGTGCTGATCGGCGCCTTCCTGCGCGGTTACGCCAATCAGCTAGACACCCCCTTCAGCCAGGGGCACCCGGTGGTGCTGGGTCAACACAGGTCCATCCAGGACCTGATCCAGACCAACCAGAGCCGCTGGCGCCGCACCCTGGCCATCGAGATCAACTACCGGATCCAGGGTTATGCCGTGCAGTGCGATCTGCTACTGTTGTTTACTGAAGATTCCATCGCCACCATGAATAACAAGATCATGCACATGCTCTAG
- a CDS encoding putative bifunctional diguanylate cyclase/phosphodiesterase — protein MDALHTPVWVYDIQRHHIYWANGSALGVWEASSLIELQSRDFSADMAAAIDLLLQRYLGDFQQGRSYSEWWTISPRGVKKQVYLRLSGVEIAGRLMMMTEAVIDADTLYQESSLATGDTLACLFDNQGRFESGNHHFELCFGLQVRQLMQVFSGVDEAFLRRLSRLDEVVAEGECRTLKGMRWFQYQFRHIQQGARILLTMRDITDRKLEELEHRHLAWHDSLTGLLNRYGLMKSLEAYCGIGGRFALVFMDLDNFKLVNDNYGHKAGDRLLERVAGRLKQICPRDVELARLGGDEFTALVPLNQASERAQEVADLMLSQMSKPLQLSGLPEVTIGGSIGIAIYPDDADDGDNLITRADMAMYQAKQMGRLRWQRFTPSMQQSLHRKLTLKQFLAKAVGRQELSLRYQPQVDVAQGRLIGFEALLRWYNPVLGHVSPGEFIPLAEEMGLIREIGSWVLSTALAQMGEWQRQWQVRVPVSVNLSGFQLSANLPGLVAQQLAAFEVDPGLLTLELTETVLMLDMKGCIDILDALSGQGIKIAIDDFGTGYSSLAYLNRLPIDTIKLDRSFVVGLNLPVIRATVAMATSLGLGILAEGVEDEHELAALRAQGCHIFQGFLFSTPMTAAEVEEVGFVIQCKSGAYPLVNG, from the coding sequence ATGGATGCACTCCATACCCCTGTCTGGGTCTATGACATCCAGCGTCATCATATCTACTGGGCCAATGGCTCTGCGCTGGGGGTATGGGAGGCGAGTTCCCTCATCGAACTGCAATCCCGCGACTTCTCGGCCGACATGGCCGCCGCCATCGATCTGCTGTTGCAGCGTTATCTTGGCGACTTCCAGCAAGGGCGCAGCTACAGCGAGTGGTGGACCATCTCCCCGCGCGGGGTCAAGAAACAGGTCTATCTGCGCCTCTCCGGGGTCGAGATAGCCGGGCGCCTGATGATGATGACGGAGGCGGTGATCGACGCCGACACCCTCTATCAGGAGTCCTCCCTCGCCACCGGCGATACCCTTGCCTGTCTGTTTGACAACCAGGGGCGATTCGAAAGTGGCAACCACCACTTCGAGCTCTGCTTCGGCCTCCAGGTTCGCCAGCTGATGCAGGTGTTCTCCGGGGTGGACGAGGCCTTTCTGCGCCGGCTCTCCCGCCTCGACGAGGTGGTGGCCGAGGGGGAGTGCCGGACCTTGAAGGGGATGCGCTGGTTTCAGTACCAGTTTCGTCACATCCAGCAAGGGGCCAGGATACTGCTCACCATGCGGGACATCACGGACCGCAAGCTCGAGGAGCTGGAACACCGCCACCTGGCCTGGCACGACTCCCTCACCGGCCTGCTCAACCGCTATGGCCTGATGAAATCCCTCGAGGCCTATTGCGGCATCGGGGGACGCTTCGCCCTGGTGTTCATGGACTTGGACAACTTCAAACTGGTCAATGACAACTACGGCCACAAGGCGGGGGATCGCCTGCTGGAGCGGGTGGCCGGGCGGCTCAAGCAGATCTGTCCGCGGGACGTGGAGCTGGCGCGCCTCGGCGGGGACGAGTTCACCGCCCTGGTGCCCCTCAATCAGGCGAGCGAGCGGGCCCAGGAGGTGGCGGATCTCATGCTCTCCCAGATGAGCAAGCCGCTGCAGCTGAGCGGCCTCCCCGAGGTCACCATAGGGGGGAGCATCGGCATCGCCATCTACCCGGACGACGCTGATGATGGCGACAACCTCATCACCCGCGCCGACATGGCCATGTATCAGGCCAAGCAGATGGGACGCCTGCGCTGGCAGCGTTTCACCCCCAGCATGCAGCAGAGCCTGCATCGCAAGCTGACCTTGAAGCAGTTTCTGGCCAAGGCGGTGGGCCGCCAGGAGCTGAGCCTGCGCTATCAGCCCCAGGTGGATGTGGCCCAGGGCCGGCTCATCGGCTTCGAGGCCCTGCTGCGCTGGTACAACCCCGTGCTGGGGCACGTCTCCCCGGGGGAGTTCATCCCGCTGGCGGAGGAGATGGGGCTCATTCGCGAGATAGGGAGCTGGGTGCTCTCCACGGCTTTGGCCCAGATGGGGGAGTGGCAACGGCAATGGCAGGTGCGGGTGCCGGTGTCGGTCAATCTCTCCGGCTTCCAGCTGTCGGCGAATCTGCCGGGGCTGGTGGCCCAGCAGCTCGCGGCATTCGAGGTCGATCCCGGTCTGCTGACTCTGGAGCTGACCGAAACCGTGCTGATGCTGGATATGAAGGGGTGCATCGACATCCTCGACGCCTTGAGCGGGCAGGGGATCAAGATAGCCATCGACGACTTTGGCACCGGTTACTCGTCGCTCGCCTACCTCAACCGGCTGCCCATCGACACCATCAAGCTGGATCGCTCCTTCGTGGTGGGGCTCAACCTGCCGGTGATCCGGGCCACGGTCGCCATGGCGACCAGCCTGGGACTCGGGATCCTGGCCGAAGGGGTGGAGGACGAGCACGAGCTGGCGGCCCTGCGCGCCCAGGGTTGCCACATCTTCCAGGGATTCCTGTTCAGCACTCCCATGACCGCGGCCGAGGTCGAGGAGGTGGGTTTCGTCATCCAGTGCAAGAGTGGCGCCTATCCGCTGGTAAACGGCTAA
- a CDS encoding AbgT family transporter translates to MSQAAVNKGPASPPSGWLNRFLNGVEKAGNKLPDPAMLFLYALLIVWVGSWILSQFSFDLVNPRTGEAVVVNNLLTGAGLAEFLASMVTTFTSFAPLGIVLVAMLGVGVAEQSGFINTGLKKLLKVTPARFLTPMLILVAIVSHTAADAGYVLVIPIGGIIFHAAGRHPLAGIAAAFAGVSGGFAANFLPSGGDALLQGFTQSSAQLLDPEYMVNTLCNIFFTGASSLLIICVGWFVTERIVEPRLKHIPLNEELESADEMGRYSDRESRAFNWAGFAMLAAIVLLGLALSPSDSPMRAADGSLTTFAAPVMKSIVPLIFLLFILPGIVYGFVAGSFKSGKDVIDAMSATMNKMGSYMVMAFFCALFIKAFGDSNLGTLLALSGAEVLHALALPGEVTIVGIILLTATVNLVVGSASAKWALISPILVPMLMAVGISPELTQAAYRVGDSASNIITPLMVFFPLVVVYCQQYVKSTGIGTLVSMMLPYSLAFLVSWSIFLLLYWGMGFPLGLQAPYVYPAP, encoded by the coding sequence ATGAGTCAAGCTGCAGTCAACAAGGGCCCCGCCAGCCCACCCAGCGGCTGGTTGAATCGCTTTCTGAACGGGGTGGAGAAGGCGGGCAACAAGCTGCCAGACCCCGCCATGCTGTTTCTCTATGCGCTGTTGATCGTCTGGGTCGGTTCCTGGATCCTCTCCCAATTCTCGTTTGATCTGGTCAATCCCCGCACCGGCGAGGCCGTGGTGGTCAACAACCTGCTGACCGGCGCAGGGCTTGCCGAGTTTCTCGCCAGCATGGTGACCACGTTCACCAGTTTTGCGCCGCTTGGCATCGTGCTGGTGGCCATGCTGGGGGTGGGCGTCGCCGAGCAGTCCGGTTTCATCAACACCGGTCTCAAGAAGCTGCTCAAGGTCACGCCGGCGCGTTTTCTGACCCCCATGCTGATCCTGGTGGCTATCGTCAGCCACACGGCGGCGGATGCGGGTTATGTGCTGGTCATTCCCATCGGGGGCATCATCTTCCACGCCGCCGGCCGTCACCCGCTGGCGGGGATCGCCGCCGCCTTTGCCGGGGTCTCCGGCGGCTTTGCCGCCAACTTCCTGCCCTCCGGCGGTGATGCCCTGCTGCAGGGGTTCACCCAGTCGTCTGCCCAGCTGCTCGATCCGGAGTACATGGTCAATACCCTGTGCAACATCTTCTTCACCGGCGCCTCCTCCCTGCTGATCATCTGCGTGGGCTGGTTCGTCACCGAGCGCATCGTCGAGCCGCGCCTCAAGCACATTCCCCTCAACGAGGAGCTGGAAAGCGCCGACGAGATGGGCCGCTACAGTGACCGGGAGAGCCGGGCCTTCAACTGGGCCGGCTTTGCCATGCTGGCGGCCATCGTGCTGCTGGGACTGGCCCTGTCGCCGAGCGATTCCCCCATGCGGGCGGCGGATGGTTCGCTCACCACCTTCGCGGCGCCGGTGATGAAATCCATCGTGCCGCTCATCTTCCTGCTGTTCATCCTGCCGGGTATCGTCTACGGCTTCGTGGCGGGCAGCTTCAAGAGCGGCAAGGACGTGATCGACGCCATGTCCGCCACCATGAACAAGATGGGTTCCTACATGGTGATGGCCTTCTTCTGCGCCCTCTTCATCAAGGCGTTCGGGGATTCCAACCTCGGTACCCTGCTGGCGCTCTCCGGTGCCGAGGTGCTGCACGCCCTGGCCCTGCCGGGGGAAGTGACCATAGTCGGCATCATCCTGCTCACCGCCACCGTCAACCTGGTGGTGGGGTCGGCGTCGGCCAAGTGGGCGCTGATCAGCCCCATCCTGGTGCCCATGCTGATGGCGGTGGGGATCTCCCCCGAACTGACCCAGGCGGCCTATCGGGTAGGGGATTCCGCCTCCAACATCATCACCCCGCTGATGGTCTTCTTCCCGCTGGTGGTGGTCTATTGCCAGCAATATGTGAAGAGCACCGGCATCGGCACCCTGGTCTCCATGATGCTGCCATACTCCCTGGCCTTCCTGGTGAGTTGGAGCATCTTCCTGCTGCTCTACTGGGGGATGGGCTTCCCGCTGGGGTTGCAGGCCCCGTATGTGTATCCTGCCCCTTGA
- the nfsA gene encoding oxygen-insensitive NADPH nitroreductase, with amino-acid sequence MNPTIDLILSHRSIRQFTADPIDAAQLDQILSAAQSAASSSFLQANSIIRVTDKGLRATLAELAGHQAYVAEAAEFLLFCADYQRHSQIVPQAQTGFVEQLLIGAIDGALMAQNALLAAQSLGLGGVYIGGIRNNPAAVSEALSLPHQVIPLFGLCLGHPAQQPEQKPRLPRALVVHENRYPAALDRELLAQYDDQIQAYYQARSSNNKQQAWSGQIKAILGKEARPFMLGFLQSRGFCLK; translated from the coding sequence ATGAACCCGACCATCGATCTCATCCTTTCCCATCGCTCCATTCGCCAATTCACCGCCGATCCCATCGATGCCGCCCAGCTCGATCAGATCCTGAGCGCCGCCCAGTCGGCCGCCAGTTCCAGCTTCCTGCAGGCCAACAGCATCATCCGGGTGACCGACAAGGGGCTGCGTGCCACCCTGGCGGAACTCGCCGGTCATCAGGCCTATGTGGCGGAGGCGGCGGAGTTTCTACTGTTTTGTGCCGACTACCAGCGTCACAGCCAGATAGTGCCACAGGCCCAGACCGGCTTTGTGGAGCAGTTGCTGATCGGCGCCATCGACGGTGCCCTGATGGCCCAGAACGCCCTGTTGGCGGCCCAGTCACTGGGGCTCGGCGGTGTCTACATCGGCGGCATTCGCAACAATCCGGCTGCGGTGAGCGAGGCACTCTCGCTGCCTCATCAGGTGATCCCCCTGTTTGGCCTCTGTCTGGGTCACCCCGCCCAGCAGCCTGAGCAGAAACCGCGTCTGCCCCGCGCCCTGGTGGTTCACGAGAACCGCTACCCAGCTGCGCTCGATCGCGAACTGCTGGCCCAATACGACGATCAGATCCAGGCCTACTACCAGGCCCGCAGCAGCAACAACAAACAGCAGGCCTGGAGTGGCCAGATCAAGGCCATTCTCGGCAAGGAGGCGCGCCCCTTCATGCTGGGCTTCCTGCAATCACGAGGCTTTTGTCTCAAGTAA
- a CDS encoding DNA repair protein produces MILTLILLSIGALLFLVIAYNVVQQYKQKAEADKRQAIARHKAVADETEEMLLNVNLVPFSKNMVLLLQHRILDAYRAIAQVSPTGQIKQRVQDVQIQIKNVQEHYSSQDEAHFKTPESDRQAIQMLQLAKKMRAVLRVEHNKGKIDPQGFAQEDRRLELLQLKVNIANLVKRAMDAQIQGQYGTCRQLYTKGLSALANISDKDAYLFAREEDMRQGLLQLEEHLQQHSEKELQNIKDKEADELDVLFQPKKKW; encoded by the coding sequence ATGATTTTAACCTTGATATTGCTGTCTATCGGCGCGCTCCTGTTTCTGGTCATCGCCTATAACGTGGTGCAGCAATACAAACAGAAGGCCGAGGCCGACAAGCGCCAGGCCATTGCTCGCCACAAAGCGGTGGCGGACGAAACCGAAGAGATGCTGCTGAACGTCAACCTGGTGCCCTTCTCCAAGAACATGGTGCTGCTGTTGCAGCACAGGATCCTGGATGCCTATCGCGCCATCGCCCAGGTCTCGCCCACCGGCCAGATCAAGCAGCGGGTGCAGGATGTGCAGATCCAGATCAAGAATGTGCAGGAACACTACAGCAGCCAGGACGAGGCACACTTCAAGACGCCGGAGTCCGATCGTCAGGCGATCCAGATGCTGCAGCTGGCCAAGAAGATGCGCGCCGTGCTGCGGGTGGAGCACAACAAGGGCAAGATAGATCCGCAAGGGTTCGCCCAAGAGGATCGTCGCCTCGAGCTGCTGCAGCTCAAGGTAAATATCGCCAACCTGGTGAAACGGGCCATGGATGCCCAGATCCAGGGGCAGTACGGTACCTGCCGCCAACTCTACACCAAGGGACTGAGCGCCCTTGCCAACATCTCCGACAAGGATGCCTACCTGTTCGCCCGGGAAGAAGACATGCGCCAGGGCTTGCTCCAGCTGGAGGAACACCTGCAGCAGCACAGCGAGAAAGAGCTGCAAAACATCAAGGACAAAGAGGCCGACGAGCTGGATGTCCTGTTCCAACCGAAGAAGAAATGGTGA
- the ltaE gene encoding low-specificity L-threonine aldolase → MRYIDLRSDTVTQPTEAMRQSMLHAEVGDDVYGEDPSINALERKGAELLGKEAALFVPSGTMSNLLAMMSHCQRGEGAILGSASHIYRYEAQGSAVLGSVALQPVPTQADGTLLLSDVLGGLAPDDAHFVQTRLICLENTHNGKVLPLSYLHQVRDVADRHGLSLHLDGARLFNAVVASGEPVAAIAAPFDSVSVCLSKGLGAPVGSLLVGAGDFIARARRLRKMLGGGMRQAGSLAQAGLFALDQHVARLADDHRRAKRLAQGLAVLPGIELDLAEVQTNMVFLRLVKGESAELLAFMKERGILFSGYGEMRLVTHLQITDDDIDEVIDAFTEFVNA, encoded by the coding sequence ATGCGCTATATCGATTTACGAAGTGATACCGTGACCCAGCCCACGGAGGCCATGCGCCAGAGCATGCTGCACGCCGAGGTGGGGGATGATGTCTATGGGGAAGATCCCAGCATCAACGCGCTGGAGCGCAAGGGGGCCGAACTACTGGGCAAGGAGGCCGCCCTGTTCGTGCCCTCCGGCACCATGTCCAACCTGCTGGCGATGATGAGTCATTGCCAGCGCGGCGAAGGCGCCATCCTGGGCTCGGCTTCCCACATCTATCGCTATGAGGCGCAAGGGTCTGCCGTGCTGGGCTCGGTGGCGTTGCAACCTGTGCCTACTCAGGCCGACGGCACCCTGTTGCTGTCCGATGTGCTGGGGGGCCTCGCCCCCGATGATGCCCATTTCGTCCAGACCCGCCTCATCTGCCTCGAGAACACGCACAACGGCAAGGTGCTGCCACTCTCTTATCTGCATCAGGTGCGCGATGTCGCCGACCGCCATGGCCTGTCACTGCATCTGGATGGTGCTCGCTTGTTCAATGCGGTGGTGGCGAGCGGTGAACCGGTTGCGGCCATTGCCGCCCCCTTCGACAGTGTCTCCGTCTGCCTCTCCAAGGGGCTGGGGGCGCCGGTGGGCTCCCTGCTGGTGGGAGCGGGCGATTTCATCGCCAGGGCCCGGCGACTGCGCAAGATGCTGGGGGGCGGCATGCGCCAGGCCGGGAGTCTGGCCCAGGCCGGCTTGTTCGCCCTGGATCAGCACGTTGCACGCCTTGCGGACGATCACCGCCGTGCCAAGCGGCTGGCACAAGGGTTGGCGGTCCTGCCCGGCATCGAACTGGATCTTGCCGAGGTGCAGACCAATATGGTGTTCCTGCGGCTGGTGAAAGGGGAGAGCGCGGAACTGCTCGCCTTCATGAAGGAGCGCGGCATCCTCTTCTCCGGCTACGGCGAGATGCGACTGGTAACCCACTTGCAGATCACCGATGACGACATCGACGAGGTGATCGACGCCTTCACCGAGTTTGTGAACGCCTGA